From the Strix uralensis isolate ZFMK-TIS-50842 chromosome 33, bStrUra1, whole genome shotgun sequence genome, one window contains:
- the TIMELESS gene encoding protein timeless homolog isoform X1 — translation MNCELLATCSALGYLEGDVYHREPDCLESVKDLIRYLRHEDETRDVRQQLGAAQILQSDLLPLLVQHPQDKLLFDAVVRLMVNLTQPALLCFGKVPPDAASRHHFLQVLSYLRAYKEAFASEKVFGVLSEKLYDLLQLDWEQRQEEDALLIERILLLVRNVLHVPADPTEEQGVDGDASVHDRVLWALHISGMDDLLKFLASAQGEQQWALHVLEIISLMFRDQSPEELAALGQGQAAAEHGEDTRELETLRQRELAERRARALQRPSRHSRFGGSYVLQGLKAIGDRDVVFHKGLHNLKSYSHDLGKERRRVPRRRQAAPEAEPPHRSARNVRLFLRGFCQDFLEGCYNRLMLLVKDQLVREKAQQHDETYYLWATAFFMAFNRRRGFRPELVSETVGVRAFHFIEQNLTTYYEMALMDKKEAVTWARRMHLALKAYQELLRTVQEMDRSPEQAVRDSSQVIKSNIFYLMEYRELFLALFRKFDETKQPRSFLRDLVETAHLFLRMLERFCQGRTGLVVQSKRVRRRKKPPAPAALAPQPPSAGELEELWAGLAPQLQACLQGEVPLPEDVVPFDAASETPVEEQRAEALLRIQGCLRDARVPQALRLLRSARDVWPEGDVFGPPEAGPPEETRLLREILLAPLPQHAPPEAEEPEEEEEEEEEEEEETMQVSEKEFNFLDYLKRFACAPVVRALVLLLRGYDRNSPRTNHCAARLLHRLARDLRMEALLFQLSLFALFQRLLNDPAAGAHQELVALAKFVLGKFFALAATNKKAFVELLFWKSPAAVREMTEGYGSLREEEGAGRSRVPPWTPQEEQELRELYWKYKEVEGEDVIAAILAQLRAPGRTRRQVVKQLVRLGLAGSARDFPRERKGTRIVLWTQEQEEELTRLFEEFQGSTDVLGNIMKHLTARRSRARVVEKLLGLGLVSERKELYKKRRRKGHGPGPGAAATPAVPAQDSSAEDDGDSEEEEEDEVEEGPVEEHWAPEEGAGQGLVHRLHQEGLAGPLRWLGSCLRRAAGDRQEDGVSHPVPLVPLSEENEDAMEDRRFQALLRQLGLRPPASEQESFWRIPAALTPQQLRRAAASITRCAPDPPGSPRGLREPPGVPQDPAAAEPPLPPGPGSDSESEEPVAVPVPSPVQPTGTKRRRELEAEAEGSPGGFSPSARSWGARSWARGPAASWPTCPGSLPHPWGGGRQ, via the exons ATGAACTGCGAGCTGCTGGCCACCTGCAGCGCCCTGGGCTACCTGGAAGGGGACGTCTACCACCGGGAGCCCGACTGCCTGG agAGCGTCAAGGACCTGATCCGGTACCTGCGCCACGAGGACGAGACCCGCGACGTTCGGCAGCAGCTGGGGGCAGCCCAGATCCTGCAGAGcgacctcctgcccctcctggtcCAGCACCCCCAGGACAAGCTGCTCTTCGATGCCGTCGTCAG GCTGATGGTGAACCTGACGCAGCCGGCTCTGCTCTGCTTCGGCAAAGTGCCGCCGGACGCCGCCTCCCGGCACCACTTTCTGCAGGTCCTGTCCTACCTCCGGGCCTACAAAGAG GCTTTCGCCAGTGAGAAAGTTTTTGGGGTGCTGAGCGAGAAGCTCTACGacctgctgcagctg GACTGGGAGCAGCGGCAGGAGGAGGATGCGCTGCTGATCGAGAGGATCTTGCTGCTGGTGCGCAACGTGCTGCACGTCCCCGCCGACCCCACCGAGGAGCAG GGCGTAGATGGCGACGCCAGCGTGCACGACCGGGTGCTGTGGGCGCTGCACATCAGCGGGATGGACGACCTGCTCAAGTTCCTGGCCAGCGCCCAGGGCGAGCAGCAATGGGCCCTGCACGTCCTGGAGATCATCTCCCTCATGTTCCGCGACCAG AGCCCGGAGGAGCTGGcggcgctggggcaggggcaggcggCCGCCGAGCACGGGGAGGACACGCGGGAGCTGGAGACCCTGCGGCAGCGGGAGCTGGCGGAGAGGAGGGCCCGAGCGCTGCAGCGCCCGtccag gcACTCCCGCTTCGGGGGGTCCTACGTCCTGCAGGGCCTGAAGGCGATCGGGGACCGGGACGTCGTCTTCCACAAAGGGCTGCACAAC ctgaAGAGCTACAGCCACGACCTGGGCAAGGAGAGGCGGCGGGTGCCGCGGCGGCGCCAGGCCGCCCCCGAGGCCGAGCCCCCCCACCGCTCCGCCCGCAACGTCCGGCTCTTCCTGCGCGGCTTCTGCCAGGATTTCCTGGAGGGCTGCTACAACCGCCTGATGCTGCTGGTcaag gACCAGCTGGTGCGGGAGAAGGCTCAGCAGCACGACGAGACCTATTACCTGTGGGCCACCGCCTTCTTCATGGCCTTCAACCGCCGCCGGGGCTTCCGCCCCGAGCTGGTGTCGGAGACGGTGGGTGTCCGCGCCTTCCACTTCATCGAGCAGAACCTCACCACCTACTACGAGATGGCGCTGATGGACAAGAAGGAGGCGGTGACCTGGGCCCGCAG gatGCACCTGGCGCTGAAGGCGTACCAGGAGCTGCTGCGGACGGTGCAGGAGATGGACCGGTCCCCCGAGCAGGCGGTGCGGGACAGCAGCCAGGTCATCAAGA GCAACATCTTCTACCTGATGGAGTACCGGGAGCTCTTCCTCGCCCTCTTCCGCAAGTTTGATGAGACCAAGCAGCCGCGCAGCTTCTTGCGGGACCTGGTGGAGACGGCCCACCTCTTCCTCCGCATGCTTGAGCGCTTTTGCCAGGGACGCACCGGCCTCGTGGTGCAG AGCAAGCGCGTGCGGAGGAGGAAGAAGCCACCGGCACCGGCAGCTCTCGCCCCGCAGCCGCCCAGcgctggggagctggaggagctgtggGCAGGGTTGGCCCCGCAGCTCCAGGCCTGCCTGCAG GGCGAGGTGCCCCTCCCGGAGGACGTGGTGCCCTTCGACGCCGCCTCGGAGACGCCGGTGGAGGAGCAACGCGCGGAGGCGCTGCTGCGGATCCAGGGGTGCCTGCGGGACGCTCGGGTGCCCCAGGCCCTGCGGCTGCTCCGCTCCGCCAG GGACGTCTGGCCCGAAGGGGACGTGTTTGGACCCCCTGAGGCGGGGCCGCCCGAGGAGACCCGGCTGCTGCGGGAGATCCTCCTCGCTCCCCTGCCCC AGCACGCACCCCCCGAGGCCGAGGAGccggaggaagaggaagaggaggaggaggaagaggaggaagagaccaTGCAGGTGTCAGAGAAGGAGTTCAACTTCCTCGACTACCTGAAGCG GTTCGCCTGCGCCCCCGTGGTGCGGGCGCTCGTGCTGCTGCTGCGGGGGTACGACCGCAACAGCCCCCGCACCAACCACTGCGCCGCGCGCCTGCTGCACCGCCTGGCCCGCGACCTGCGCATGGAGGCCCTGCTCTTCCAGCTCTCCCTCTTCGCCCTCTTCCAGCGCCTCCTCAACGACCCCGCTGCCGGCGCGCACCAG GAGCTGGTGGCGTTGGCCAAGTTCGTCCTGGGCAAGTTCTTTGCGCTGGCGGCCACCAACAAAAAGGCCTTCGTGGAGCTGCTCTTCTGGAAGAGCCCGGCGGCCGTCCGTGAGATGACCGAGGGCTACGGCTCCCTGCGGGAGGAAGAGGG ggctggcaggagccggGTGCCCCCCTGGACCccccaggaggagcaggagctgcggGAGCTCTACTGGAAGTACAAGGAGGTGGAAG GCGAGGACGTCATCGCCGCCATCCTGGCCCAGCTCCGGGCGCCGGGGCGGACGCGGAGGCAGGTGGTGAAGCAGCTGGTGCGGCTGGGGCTGGCCGGCAGCGCCAGGGACTTCCCGCGTGAGAG GAAGGGCACCCGCATTGTGCTGTGGActcaggagcaggaggaggagctgaCGCGGCTCTTCGAGGAGTTCCAAGGCTCGACag ACGTCCTGGGGAACATCATGAAGCACCTGACGGCGCGGCGGTCGCGGGCTCGTGTGGTGGAgaagctgctggggctggggctggtgtcGGAGCGCAAGGAGCTCTACAAGAAACGCCGGAGGAAGGGCCACGGGCCCGGGCCG GGTGCGGCAGCCACGCCGGCAGTGCCGGCCCAGGACAGCTCGGCTGAGGATGATGGGgacagcgaggaggaggaggaggacgaagTGGAGGAAGGCCCCGTGGAGGAGCACTGGGCGCCCGAGgagggggctgggcagggcctgGTGCATCGTCTGCATCAGGAAG GCCTGGCCGGGCCCCTGcgctggctggggagctgcctgCGGAGAGCGGCCGGGGACCGCCAGGAGGACG GCGTCTCCCACCCGGTGCCGCTGGTGCCGCTCTCGGAGGAAAACGAGGACGCCATGGAGGATCGGCGCTTCCAGGCCCTGCTGCGGCAGCTGGGGCTGCGCCCCCCCGCCAGCGAGCAG GAATCCTTCTGGCGCATCCCGGCTGCCCTCACCCCGCAGCAGCTCCGCCGCGCAGCCGCCTCCATCACCCGCTGCGCCCCTGACCCCCCAGGGTCCCCACGGGGGCTGCGGGAGCCACCCGGGGTCCCCCAGGACCCCGCTGCAG cggagccgccgctgccgccggggccGGGATCAGACTCGGAGAG tgAGGAGCCTGTCGCCGTCCCCGTCCCCAGCCCGGTGC
- the TIMELESS gene encoding protein timeless homolog isoform X2: protein MNCELLATCSALGYLEGDVYHREPDCLESVKDLIRYLRHEDETRDVRQQLGAAQILQSDLLPLLVQHPQDKLLFDAVVRLMVNLTQPALLCFGKVPPDAASRHHFLQVLSYLRAYKEAFASEKVFGVLSEKLYDLLQLDWEQRQEEDALLIERILLLVRNVLHVPADPTEEQGVDGDASVHDRVLWALHISGMDDLLKFLASAQGEQQWALHVLEIISLMFRDQSPEELAALGQGQAAAEHGEDTRELETLRQRELAERRARALQRPSRHSRFGGSYVLQGLKAIGDRDVVFHKGLHNLKSYSHDLGKERRRVPRRRQAAPEAEPPHRSARNVRLFLRGFCQDFLEGCYNRLMLLVKDQLVREKAQQHDETYYLWATAFFMAFNRRRGFRPELVSETVGVRAFHFIEQNLTTYYEMALMDKKEAVTWARRMHLALKAYQELLRTVQEMDRSPEQAVRDSSQVIKSNIFYLMEYRELFLALFRKFDETKQPRSFLRDLVETAHLFLRMLERFCQGRTGLVVQSKRVRRRKKPPAPAALAPQPPSAGELEELWAGLAPQLQACLQGEVPLPEDVVPFDAASETPVEEQRAEALLRIQGCLRDARVPQALRLLRSARDVWPEGDVFGPPEAGPPEETRLLREILLAPLPQHAPPEAEEPEEEEEEEEEEEEETMQVSEKEFNFLDYLKRFACAPVVRALVLLLRGYDRNSPRTNHCAARLLHRLARDLRMEALLFQLSLFALFQRLLNDPAAGAHQELVALAKFVLGKFFALAATNKKAFVELLFWKSPAAVREMTEGYGSLREEEGAGRSRVPPWTPQEEQELRELYWKYKEVEGEDVIAAILAQLRAPGRTRRQVVKQLVRLGLAGSARDFPRERKGTRIVLWTQEQEEELTRLFEEFQGSTDVLGNIMKHLTARRSRARVVEKLLGLGLVSERKELYKKRRRKGHGPGPGAAATPAVPAQDSSAEDDGDSEEEEEDEVEEGPVEEHWAPEEGAGQGLVHRLHQEGLAGPLRWLGSCLRRAAGDRQEDGVSHPVPLVPLSEENEDAMEDRRFQALLRQLGLRPPASEQESFWRIPAALTPQQLRRAAASITRCAPDPPGSPRGLREPPGVPQDPAAAEPPLPPGPGSDSESEEPVAVPVPSPVQPTGTKRRRELEAEAEGSPGVEPAPAAPRAPEDEDEDPQPLGRRKRVRRLEEEEEED from the exons ATGAACTGCGAGCTGCTGGCCACCTGCAGCGCCCTGGGCTACCTGGAAGGGGACGTCTACCACCGGGAGCCCGACTGCCTGG agAGCGTCAAGGACCTGATCCGGTACCTGCGCCACGAGGACGAGACCCGCGACGTTCGGCAGCAGCTGGGGGCAGCCCAGATCCTGCAGAGcgacctcctgcccctcctggtcCAGCACCCCCAGGACAAGCTGCTCTTCGATGCCGTCGTCAG GCTGATGGTGAACCTGACGCAGCCGGCTCTGCTCTGCTTCGGCAAAGTGCCGCCGGACGCCGCCTCCCGGCACCACTTTCTGCAGGTCCTGTCCTACCTCCGGGCCTACAAAGAG GCTTTCGCCAGTGAGAAAGTTTTTGGGGTGCTGAGCGAGAAGCTCTACGacctgctgcagctg GACTGGGAGCAGCGGCAGGAGGAGGATGCGCTGCTGATCGAGAGGATCTTGCTGCTGGTGCGCAACGTGCTGCACGTCCCCGCCGACCCCACCGAGGAGCAG GGCGTAGATGGCGACGCCAGCGTGCACGACCGGGTGCTGTGGGCGCTGCACATCAGCGGGATGGACGACCTGCTCAAGTTCCTGGCCAGCGCCCAGGGCGAGCAGCAATGGGCCCTGCACGTCCTGGAGATCATCTCCCTCATGTTCCGCGACCAG AGCCCGGAGGAGCTGGcggcgctggggcaggggcaggcggCCGCCGAGCACGGGGAGGACACGCGGGAGCTGGAGACCCTGCGGCAGCGGGAGCTGGCGGAGAGGAGGGCCCGAGCGCTGCAGCGCCCGtccag gcACTCCCGCTTCGGGGGGTCCTACGTCCTGCAGGGCCTGAAGGCGATCGGGGACCGGGACGTCGTCTTCCACAAAGGGCTGCACAAC ctgaAGAGCTACAGCCACGACCTGGGCAAGGAGAGGCGGCGGGTGCCGCGGCGGCGCCAGGCCGCCCCCGAGGCCGAGCCCCCCCACCGCTCCGCCCGCAACGTCCGGCTCTTCCTGCGCGGCTTCTGCCAGGATTTCCTGGAGGGCTGCTACAACCGCCTGATGCTGCTGGTcaag gACCAGCTGGTGCGGGAGAAGGCTCAGCAGCACGACGAGACCTATTACCTGTGGGCCACCGCCTTCTTCATGGCCTTCAACCGCCGCCGGGGCTTCCGCCCCGAGCTGGTGTCGGAGACGGTGGGTGTCCGCGCCTTCCACTTCATCGAGCAGAACCTCACCACCTACTACGAGATGGCGCTGATGGACAAGAAGGAGGCGGTGACCTGGGCCCGCAG gatGCACCTGGCGCTGAAGGCGTACCAGGAGCTGCTGCGGACGGTGCAGGAGATGGACCGGTCCCCCGAGCAGGCGGTGCGGGACAGCAGCCAGGTCATCAAGA GCAACATCTTCTACCTGATGGAGTACCGGGAGCTCTTCCTCGCCCTCTTCCGCAAGTTTGATGAGACCAAGCAGCCGCGCAGCTTCTTGCGGGACCTGGTGGAGACGGCCCACCTCTTCCTCCGCATGCTTGAGCGCTTTTGCCAGGGACGCACCGGCCTCGTGGTGCAG AGCAAGCGCGTGCGGAGGAGGAAGAAGCCACCGGCACCGGCAGCTCTCGCCCCGCAGCCGCCCAGcgctggggagctggaggagctgtggGCAGGGTTGGCCCCGCAGCTCCAGGCCTGCCTGCAG GGCGAGGTGCCCCTCCCGGAGGACGTGGTGCCCTTCGACGCCGCCTCGGAGACGCCGGTGGAGGAGCAACGCGCGGAGGCGCTGCTGCGGATCCAGGGGTGCCTGCGGGACGCTCGGGTGCCCCAGGCCCTGCGGCTGCTCCGCTCCGCCAG GGACGTCTGGCCCGAAGGGGACGTGTTTGGACCCCCTGAGGCGGGGCCGCCCGAGGAGACCCGGCTGCTGCGGGAGATCCTCCTCGCTCCCCTGCCCC AGCACGCACCCCCCGAGGCCGAGGAGccggaggaagaggaagaggaggaggaggaagaggaggaagagaccaTGCAGGTGTCAGAGAAGGAGTTCAACTTCCTCGACTACCTGAAGCG GTTCGCCTGCGCCCCCGTGGTGCGGGCGCTCGTGCTGCTGCTGCGGGGGTACGACCGCAACAGCCCCCGCACCAACCACTGCGCCGCGCGCCTGCTGCACCGCCTGGCCCGCGACCTGCGCATGGAGGCCCTGCTCTTCCAGCTCTCCCTCTTCGCCCTCTTCCAGCGCCTCCTCAACGACCCCGCTGCCGGCGCGCACCAG GAGCTGGTGGCGTTGGCCAAGTTCGTCCTGGGCAAGTTCTTTGCGCTGGCGGCCACCAACAAAAAGGCCTTCGTGGAGCTGCTCTTCTGGAAGAGCCCGGCGGCCGTCCGTGAGATGACCGAGGGCTACGGCTCCCTGCGGGAGGAAGAGGG ggctggcaggagccggGTGCCCCCCTGGACCccccaggaggagcaggagctgcggGAGCTCTACTGGAAGTACAAGGAGGTGGAAG GCGAGGACGTCATCGCCGCCATCCTGGCCCAGCTCCGGGCGCCGGGGCGGACGCGGAGGCAGGTGGTGAAGCAGCTGGTGCGGCTGGGGCTGGCCGGCAGCGCCAGGGACTTCCCGCGTGAGAG GAAGGGCACCCGCATTGTGCTGTGGActcaggagcaggaggaggagctgaCGCGGCTCTTCGAGGAGTTCCAAGGCTCGACag ACGTCCTGGGGAACATCATGAAGCACCTGACGGCGCGGCGGTCGCGGGCTCGTGTGGTGGAgaagctgctggggctggggctggtgtcGGAGCGCAAGGAGCTCTACAAGAAACGCCGGAGGAAGGGCCACGGGCCCGGGCCG GGTGCGGCAGCCACGCCGGCAGTGCCGGCCCAGGACAGCTCGGCTGAGGATGATGGGgacagcgaggaggaggaggaggacgaagTGGAGGAAGGCCCCGTGGAGGAGCACTGGGCGCCCGAGgagggggctgggcagggcctgGTGCATCGTCTGCATCAGGAAG GCCTGGCCGGGCCCCTGcgctggctggggagctgcctgCGGAGAGCGGCCGGGGACCGCCAGGAGGACG GCGTCTCCCACCCGGTGCCGCTGGTGCCGCTCTCGGAGGAAAACGAGGACGCCATGGAGGATCGGCGCTTCCAGGCCCTGCTGCGGCAGCTGGGGCTGCGCCCCCCCGCCAGCGAGCAG GAATCCTTCTGGCGCATCCCGGCTGCCCTCACCCCGCAGCAGCTCCGCCGCGCAGCCGCCTCCATCACCCGCTGCGCCCCTGACCCCCCAGGGTCCCCACGGGGGCTGCGGGAGCCACCCGGGGTCCCCCAGGACCCCGCTGCAG cggagccgccgctgccgccggggccGGGATCAGACTCGGAGAG tgAGGAGCCTGTCGCCGTCCCCGTCCCCAGCCCGGTGC
- the MIP gene encoding lens fiber major intrinsic protein, with protein sequence MRELRSSSFWRAVLAEFLGSLLYALLGLGASLRWSPGPPSVLGAALAFGLAQATLVQALGHVSGGHINPAITLAFLLASQLSVARALGYLLAQLLGALAGAGVLYGVTPAPIRGTLGLSALHPGVGPGQGTVVELLLTAQFVLCVFASFDERHDGRPGSAALPVGLSLALGHIFGIHYTGAGMNPARSFAPAVITRNFANHWVYWAGPLLGAALGAVLYEFALCPRPRSLAERLAALKGEAPAAAAAATAEAPPEPPAEPLELKTQGL encoded by the exons ATGCGGGAGCTGCGCTCGTCCTCCTTCTGGAGGGCTGTCCTGGCCGAGTTCCTGGGCAGCCTCCTCTAtgccctgctggggctgggggcctcCCTGCGCTGgtccccaggcccccccagcgtcctgggggctgccctggcctTCGGGCTTGCCCAGGCCACCCTGGTGCAGGCGCTGGGCCACGTCAGCGGGGGCCACATCAACCCGGCCATCACCCTGGCCTTCCTGCTGGCCTCGCAGCTCTCCGTCGCCCGCGCCCTGGGCTacctcctggcccagctgctgggcGCGCTGGCCGGGGCCGGTGTCCTCTACGGGGTGACACCGGCCCCCATCCGTGGCACCCTCGGCCTCAGCGcg CTGCACCCTGGCGTGGGCCCGGGCCAGGGCACGGTGGTGGAGCTGCTCCTGACCGCCCAGTTCGTCCTCTGCGTCTTCGCCAGCTTCGACGAGCGGCACGACGGGCGCCCGGGCTCGGCCGCGCTGCCCGTCGGCTTGTCCCTCGCCCTCGGCCACATCTTCGGG ATCCACTACACGGGCGCCGGCATGAACCCCGCCCGCTCCTTCGCCCCCGCTGTCATCACCCGCAACTTCGCCAACCACTGG GTGTACTGGGCGGGCCCGCTGCTGGGCGCGGCGCTGGGCGCGGTGCTCTACGAGTTCGCGCTGTGCCCGCGGCCGCGCAGCCTGGCCGAGCGCTTGGCCGCGCTCAAGGGAgaggcccccgccgccgccgccgccgccaccgccgagGCGCCGCCCGAGCCGCCGGCGGAGCCGCTGGAGCTGAAGACGCAGGGCCTGtag
- the LOC141936643 gene encoding aquaporin-4-like gives MAITEELRSGCFWRGVLAEAAATLIFVGVVLGASAAPGPLAPALAGGLVAAALTCTLGAPQANPALTIALLCTRKLGALRGAAGLLAQGAGAVVASAAARLALPDDAGLVTRVTVGTAGQALAWETFATFQLALAAFAAANRASPQGGLVLGSAVAAGALAAGRFSGGSMNPARSLGPAIVTGIWDDHWVYWLGPVLGAVLAGISYEFIFAPGASREKLGACLACRDVALVETTSPSPSSPSARAPPAPPAERGQGTA, from the exons ATGGCCATCACGGAG GAGCTGCGGAGCGGGTGCTTCTGGCGGGGGGTGCTGGCGGAGGCAGCGGCGACGCTCATCTTCGTGGGGGTGGTGCTGGGCGCCTCGGCGGCCCCCGGTCCCCTGGCGCCGGCGCTGGCCGGGGGTCTGGTGGCCGCGGCGCTGACCTGCACCCTCGGGGCGCCCCAGGCCAACCCGGCGCTCACCATCGCCCTGCTCTGCACCCGCAAACTGGGTGCcctgcgcggggccgccgggctCCTGGCCCAGGGTGCCGGGGCCGTGGtggcctccgccgccgcccgcctggCGCTGCCGGACGACGCTGGCCTCGTCACCAGG GTGACAGTGGGGACGGCGGGGCAGGCGCTGGCCTGGGAGACCTTCGCCACCTTCCAGCTGGCCCTGGCCGCCTTCGCCGCCGCCAACCGGGCGTCCCCCCAGGGTGGGCTGGTCCTGGGCAGCGCTGTGGCCGCCGGAGCCCTGGCTGCG GGGCGGTTCTCGGGGGGCAGCATGAACCCGGCACGCTCACTGGGGCCGGCCATCGTCACCGGCATCTGGGATGACCACTGG gTGTACTGGCTGGGGCCGGTGCTGGGCGCGGTGCTGGCCGGGATCTCCTACGAGTTCATCTTCGCCCCTGGTGCCTCCCGGGAGAAGCTGGGCGCCTGCCTGGCCTGCCGGGACGTGGCGCTGGTGGAGACCACCAGCCCGTCCCCCTCCTCGCCCTCCGCTcgcgcccccccggcccccccagcggAGCGGGGCCAGGGCACGgcctga
- the RBMS2 gene encoding LOW QUALITY PROTEIN: RNA-binding motif, single-stranded-interacting protein 2 (The sequence of the model RefSeq protein was modified relative to this genomic sequence to represent the inferred CDS: inserted 3 bases in 2 codons; deleted 1 base in 1 codon): protein MLLSVPPRSGLPAFAYNKSGKKQPYVPPAQPLGPPSPXSPAGGGTDQLSKTNLYIRGXHPGTTDQDLVKLCQPYGKIVSTKAILDKTTNKCKGYGFVDFDSPTAAQKAVTALKASGVQAQMAKQQEQDPTNLYISNLPLGVDEQELEALLKPFGQVVSTRILRDPHGASRGVGFARMESTEKCEAVITHFNGKYIKTPPGVPAPPDPLLCKFADGGQKKRQSQGKFVPNGRAWARDGDTGTVTLAYDPSDGVLPGALRPGPQRMIAPTALAPYLPSPVSSYQVHGPAWMHQSYLVQPTGAVLAPAVDHAVPLQPSVVAPLAQQLGHLSLGSAGTYVPAAAAVPGAFIPPYPPVPPALPLR from the exons ATGCTGCTCTCGGTGCCGCCGCGCTCCGGCCTCCCCGCCTTCGCCTACAACAAGAGCGGCAAGAAG cagccctaTGTGCCGCCGGCGCAGCCGctgggcccccccagccc cagccccgccgggggggGCACGGACCAGCTCAGCAAGACCAACCTCTACATCCGGG TGCACCCCGGCACCACGGACCAGGACCTCGTCAAGCTCTGCCAGCC CTACGGGAAGATCGTCTCCACCAAAGCCATCCTGGACAAGACGACCAACAAGTGCAAAG gctaCGGCTTCGTCGAC TTCGACAGCCCCACGGCGGCCCAGAAGGCCGTGACGGCGCTCAAGGCCAGCGGGGTGCAGGCGCAGATGGCCAAG CAACAGGAGCAGGACCCCACCAACCTCTACATCTCGAACCTGCCGCTGGGGGTGGACGAGCAGGAGCTGGAGGCGCTGCTGAAGCCCTTCGGGCAGGTGGTCTCGACCCGCATCCTGCGGGACCCCCACGGGGCCAGCCGCGGTGTGGGCTTTGCACG gATGGAGTCAACGGAGAAGTGCGAGGCTGTCATCACCCACTTCAACGGGAAGTACATCAAGACGCCCCCGGGGGTGCCAg cccccccggacCCGCTGCTCTGCAAGTTCGCGGACGGGGGGCAGAAGAAGCGGCAGAGCCAGGGCAAGTTCGTGCCCAACGGGAGAGCCTGGGCCCGGGACGGCGACACg GGCACCGTGACCTTGGCCTATGACCCCAGCGACGGT gtTCTACCCGGCGCCCTACGGCCTGGCCCCCAGCGGATGATCGCCCCCACCGCCCTGGCCCCGTACCTGCCCTCCCCCGTCTCCTCCTACCAG GTCCACGGTCCCGCCTGGATGCACCAGTCGTACCTCGTGCAGCCCACG GGCGCGGTGCTGGCCCCCGCTGTGGACCACGCCGTCCCCCTCCAGCCCTCCGTGGTGGCCCCCCTGGCCCAGCAGCTCGGCCACCTCTCGCTGGGCAGCGCCGGCACG TACgtccccgctgccgccgccgtcCCCGGAGCCTTCATCCCGCCGTACCCGCCGGTGCCGCCCGCGCTCCCGCTGAGGTGA